The Cucumis melo cultivar AY chromosome 6, USDA_Cmelo_AY_1.0, whole genome shotgun sequence genome includes a region encoding these proteins:
- the LOC103491727 gene encoding uncharacterized protein LOC103491727 encodes MGSAHSVQLAEEREEEEEEEEEDDDEDDGDDNVEPARAELGNYLVKKVIEQEPEMLPCHALASPLSPQPSSIGTPRLGPAIKVWDPYNVLAPPPQLPPPPMFTRSFSSSSIDDDRVVMEVFLISHGECELNLRSDLVGGRCPEAGLTPKGKRQGRALAVFLKSQGVRFNAVYSSPLDRARSMAVSVCQEMNFMEEQIQNSDALTEMSQGHWERCLRSEIYTPETLNFIDRIQPDFSPPAGESLRQVEFRMVQFLNGTILELPEKLRSDVLLHRPNDTLQMSHELTNSIRDRDGHSLPSPHWDLPHRQRQGITRRKSGKSRLQTVTSTGEHDVEEEVSPHDATHQSTLNDLSIRNSSSCTTCIGIFTHAIPIKCLLTGLLECSLVMLHKFCIEDSSVTVLQHSLKSGWQIKTLNDTAHLRLL; translated from the exons ATGGGATCGGCCCACTCCGTGCAATTAGCGGAGGAAagagaggaggaggaggaggaggaagaagaagacgacgATGAAGATGATGGTGATGATAATGTCGAGCCTGCCAGAGCTGAATTGGGTAACTATTTGGTGAAGAAGGTTATCGAGCAGGAGCCGGAGATGCTACCTTGTCACGCATTAGCCTCGCCGTTGTCGCCTCAGCCTTCCTCCATTGGTACACCACGATTGGGGCCGGCGATCAAAGTTTGGGACCCGTATAACGTCTTGGCGCCACCGCCGCAGCTGCCTCCTCCACCGATGTTCACTCGGAGCTTCTCGTCCAGTTCGATTGACGACGATCGGGTGGTTATGGAGGTTTTTCTGATTAGCCATGGGGAGTGCGAGTTAAATTTGAGGTCAGACTTGGTCGGCGGGCGATGCCCTGAGGCGGGTTTGACTCCGAAAGGGAAGCGGCAGGGGAGAGCGTTGGCGGTGTTCTTGAAATCTCAGGGTGTTCGTTTCAATGCCGTGTATTCGTCTCCCTTGGATCGGGCCCGATCTATGGCAGTTTCCGTTTGCCAG GAAATGAATTTTATGGAGGAACAAATACAAAATTCGGATGCCCTTACAGAGATGAGTCAGGGACACTGGGAGCGTTGCCTTCGGTCTGAAATATATACACCTGAAACATTGAACTTCATTGATAGAATTCAACCTGACTTCTCTCCACCAGCTGGAGAATCACTAAGGCAGGTTGAATTTCGTATGGTTCAATTTCTTAATGGAACCATCTTGGAACTTCCTGAAAAGTTGAGGTCAGATGTTTTATTGCACCGTCCTAATGATACACTTCAAATGTCACACGAACTAACCAATTCAATTCGCGATCGAGATGGGCATTCTCTCCCATCCCCACATTGGGATTTGCCTCATAGGCAGCGACAGGGGATCACAAGAAGAAAGTCTGGCAAAAGTAGGCTACAAACTGTAACTAGCACGGGAGAACATGATGTTGAAGAGGAGGTCTCACCTCATGATGCCACTCACCAAAGTACATTAAATGATCTAAGTATCAGGAACTCTTCCTCTTGTACGACTTGTATAGGCATCTTCACGCATGCAATTCCAATTAAATGCCTCCTCACCGGCCTCCTCGAATGCAGCTTGGTAATGCTGCACAAGTTTTGCATTGAAGATTCATCTGTGACTGTTTTACAGCATTCACTAAAATCGGGCTGGCAGATAAAAACATTGAATGATACTGCACACCTCAGGCTTCTCTAA
- the LOC103491726 gene encoding 3-methyl-2-oxobutanoate hydroxymethyltransferase 2, mitochondrial-like, with translation MAVFKLLTWIASQTRTQSLLKTLRYMSNVPENTVYGGPTSQTPNQRVTLTNLIQKYKKGEPITMVTAYDYPSGVHLDMAGIDIALVGDSAAMVVHGHNSTLPISLDEMLVHCRAVARGARRPFLIVDLPFGTYESSHAVDTAVKILKEGRMDAIKLEGGAHSRITAARAIVDAGIAVMGHVGLTPQAISVLGGFRPQGKNIASAVKVVETAISLQEAGCFAVVLECVPPEVAAAATVALRIPTLGIGAGPFCSGQVLVYHDLLGILQHPHHAKVTPKFCKQFAQIGDVINQALSEYREEVSNGSFPGPLHNPYKISDADLNGFMKELQNMGLDEAASAASAKASG, from the exons ATGGCGGTCTTCAAGCTTTTAACCTGGATTGCATCTCAAACAAGAACACAATCCCTCCTCAAAACCCTTCGTTACATGAGCAATGTCCCTGAAAACACGGTCTACGGCGGCCCCACCTCCCAAACTCCAAATCAAAGAGTTACTCTCACCAATCTTATACAAAAGTACAAGAAAGGTGAACCCATCACCATGGTCACTGCTTACGATTACCCTTCCGGTGTCCATTTGGACATGGCTGGCATTGATATTGCTTTGGTTGGCGATTCAGCTGCCATGGTTGTGCACGGCCACAACTCTACGTTGCCAATTAGTTTGGATGAAATGCTTGTTCATTGTAGGGCTGTGGCTCGTGGGGCTAGGAGGCCTTTTTTGATTGTTGATTTGCCCTTTGGTACTTATGAATCCAGCCAT GCTGTTGATACGGCAGTGAAAATTCTGAAGGAAGGGAGAATGGATGCAATAAAATTGGAAGGGGGTGCACATTCTAGAATAACAGCAGCAAGAGCTATAGTCGATGCAGGAATTGCGGTAATGGGGCACGTTGGACTTACTCCGCAAGCCATTAGTGTTCTCGGAGGATTTAGACCTCAAGGGAAGAATATCGCCAGTGCTGTTAAG GTAGTGGAAACTGCAATCTCTCTACAAGAAGCTGGGTGTTTTGCTGTCGTCCTAGAATGTGTTCCTCCAGAAGTTGCTGCTGCGGCTACAGTTGCTCTCCGTATTCCCACCCTGGGCATTGGAGCAGGGCCTTTCTGTAGTGGACAA GTGCTAGTTTACCATGATCTGCTTGGCATACTTCAACACCCACATCATGCTAAG GTGACCCCGAAATTCTGTAAGCAATTTGCTCAAATTGGAGATGTCATCAACCAAGCTTTATCAGAATATAGGGAAGAAGTATCTAATGGCTCGTTTCCTGGACCGCTCCACAACCCATATAAGATCAGCGACGCTGATTTGAATGGTTTCATGAAAGAGTTGCAAAATATGGGATTGGATGAGGCAGCATCAGCAGCTTCTGCTAAAGCCAGTGGATGA